Sequence from the Luteibacter aegosomaticola genome:
AAACGAGTGGCCAGCTCGCGGGCCAGGCGCAGCTTGGCATCACGAGGGTTCAGGGCGCCCGAGGCCATGTCCGCCTTCATGCGGGCCAGCTCATCCAGCGACACCTCAAAGCTAAGGAGCTCGAACCAGCGCCACATAAGGTCGTCGCCGATCTTCATGGTCTTGGTAACGATATCGATGGCCGGCTCACTGATACCTATGTAGTTACCCAGCGACTTGGACATCTTGTTGACCCCGTCCAGGCCCTCGAGCAGCGGCATGGTCAGGACGATCTGGGGCTGCTGGCCGTGGTGCTCCTGCAGGGCGCGGCCCATGAGCAGGTTGAACTTCTGGTCGGTACCGCCCAGCTCCACGTCGCACTCCAGGGCCACCGAGTCGTAGCCCTGCACCAGCGGATAGAGGAACTCGTGGATGGCGATCGGCTGCTCGCCCTTATAACGCTTGGCGAAATCGTCGCGCTCGAGCATGCGGGCCACGGTGTGCTGGGCGGCCAGGCGGATCATGTCCGCGGCACCCATCTTGCCGAACCACTCGGAATTGAAACGGAGCTCGGTCTTCTCCTTATCCAGCACCTTATAGACCTGCTCAGCGTAGGTCTCGGCGTTGGCCAGCACATCCTCACGGGTGAGCGGCTTGCGGGTGACGTTCTTGCCCGTCGGGTCACCGATCATCCCGGTGAAGTCGCCGATCAGGAAGATGACCTGATGCCCCAGGTCCTGGAACTGGCGCATCTTGTTAAGCAGCACGGTGTGGCCGATGTGGAGATCAGGAGCCGTCGGGTCGAAGCCCGCCTTGATCCGCAGGGGGCGGCCGGTCTTGAGGCGCGCCTCGAGATCTTCCTTCTTGATGATTTCATCGGCCCCGCGCGCGATCAGCGCCAGCGACTGCTCCAGGTCGTTCATGCTTGCTCTCTTCTTTACGTACGTATGTATGGGTTTCGCAAGTTCACAAATGTATGTGAAGGATGCGTGGCGGTTAATTGTGCGTTAACCGCGAGTTGCGATGCAAAGCCTTGATGTGAAAGGCGTTGACGTCTTTTGCACGAGGCCGTTATGGTACGCGACAACACGGGGCGAGCGGATACAAGAAAGACAATGGTGGATGAGATTCGAGGCGCGCAACACAGCGCGCGTAAGCAAGCGATTCGTCGCAAGGCGCAGCGTCGCCACTCCCACTTCTATGACAATCGTGCGGCGCACTGGTCCTTCAGTCGCAACGCGTCGTCGGAACCGCTGAGCTGGTCGCGCGAGCGCTGGATCCTCGCGGGCACCGCGTTCCTGCTTGTCATTCTTTCCGCCCTGGTCATCCCCGCGTGGGCCGGTGCGATGAAGTCGCCCAAGATCACCTCGGCCACGCCTGTCGCGCACAACGTCGTGTCGCTCGCCGTGCCGAAGATGGATCCCGCCACCGTGAAGCCGCTCGCCCCGGCGGAAGAGTGGCAGACCGTACAGGTCGAAGCCGGCCAAACGCTCGCCGACATCTTCCTGGCGCAAGGCCTGAACATGACCGACCTGCAGCACGTCATCGACGGCGCGGGCGGCACCAAGGTGTTCCACCAGATCAAGCCGGGCCAGGAGTTCCAGTTCCTGATCGGCGCCGACCACGTATTGAAGGGTGTGCGCTTCGACCAGGATGAAGCCACCATCGCCACGCTGCGCCTCGATGGCGATGCGGCGAAGGTCACCACCCAGGTGCGCGACGTGCAGCGCCGCGAGCACATCGCCCACGGCCTTATCGATGGCTCGCTGTTCGCCGCCGCGTCCAAGGCCGGCATGAGCAACGCGATGGTCCTGAAGCTCGCCGAAGCGTTCAAGTACGACATCGACTTCGTGCAGGACCTGCGCGTTGGCGATAGCTTCACCGTGATCTACGACGATGTGTACAGCGACGGCTCGTACCTGCGCGAAGGCGATATCGTCGCCGCCGAGTTCGTGAACCAGGGCAAGCGCTACACCGCGTATCGCTACAAGAGCGCGGATGGCAAGGTCGGCTACTTCAGCGAAGAAGGCCGCCCGCTCGCCGGCTCCTTCCTGCGCATCCCGGTCGACTTCACCCGCATCTCCTCGCAGTTCAGCGCAGGCCGCATGCACCCGATCCTGGGCAAGATGCGCGCGCACAAGGGCGTTGATTACGCCGCACCCACCGGCACGCCGATCCACGCCGCCGGCGATGGCGTCATCAAGTTCCGCGGCTGGATGAATGGCTACGGCAACTTCGTGATCATCCAGCACAACGGCACCATCAGCACGGCCTATGGCCACATGTCGCGCTTCGCCAACCTGCGCGTCGGCCAGCACGTGAGCCAGGGTGCCACCATCGGCTTCGTCGGCATGACCGGCCTGGCCACCGGCCCGCACCTGCACTACGAATTCCGCGTCAACAACGTGCAGCGCGATCCGCAGACGGTGACCCTGCCGAAGCCGGAGCCGCTGCCGGCCGCGCAGCTGGCGAAGTTCAAGAAGGAAGTGGTCGGCCCGCAGCTCGCCCGCCTCAACCAGCTCGACAGCAACTACAAGCTGGCCAGCGCCAAGAGCGGCACCACCTCGAGCGACGACTAAACGTGCCCCATGTTTCCGATGGCCTTTACCTTGGCCTGATCTCGGGTACCAGCGCGGACGGCATCGATGCCGCGCTGGTCCGCTTCACCGACACCCGCCCCGCGCTCGTCGCGGGGCTTGTGCATCCGTGGGATGAAAAACTGCGCCAGCGCATCCTTGCCGTGGCGCAGGATGAAGAACGCCTGGATCTCGACGGCTACGGCCAGCTCGATGTCGCCGTCGCGCGCGCCTTCGCCGATGCCGCCACGGCGGTGCTCGCGCAGGCCGGCGTGCGTGCGGGCGATGTGCGCGCCATCGGCTCGCACGGCCAGACGATCCGCCACCGCCCTGACGGCGAATACCCGTTCACCCTGCAGATCGGCGACCCCTCGGTGATCGCCGAGCGCACCCGCATCGACACGATTGGTGACTTCCGCCGCCCCGACGTCGCTGCTGGCGGCCAGGGCGCGCCACTGGTGCCCGCGTTCCACGCGACGGTGTTGCGCCCGGACAGCGGTGCGCGAGTCGTCCTGAACCTGGGCGGCATCGCCAACGTCACCCGGCTCACGCCCGACGGCAATGTCACCGGTTTCGACACGGGCCCGGCGAACGGCCTGATGGATGCGTGGTGCCTGCGCCACAAGGGCGAACCGTTCGATCGCGATGGGATGTTCG
This genomic interval carries:
- the tyrS gene encoding tyrosine--tRNA ligase, which encodes MNDLEQSLALIARGADEIIKKEDLEARLKTGRPLRIKAGFDPTAPDLHIGHTVLLNKMRQFQDLGHQVIFLIGDFTGMIGDPTGKNVTRKPLTREDVLANAETYAEQVYKVLDKEKTELRFNSEWFGKMGAADMIRLAAQHTVARMLERDDFAKRYKGEQPIAIHEFLYPLVQGYDSVALECDVELGGTDQKFNLLMGRALQEHHGQQPQIVLTMPLLEGLDGVNKMSKSLGNYIGISEPAIDIVTKTMKIGDDLMWRWFELLSFEVSLDELARMKADMASGALNPRDAKLRLARELATRFHDAAAAEQAIAGWNAVVTGQGDTSLLPLDEIQTPAEGFRLAALLTAAGVTPSNSEANRKLKERAVRIDGEVVEDAARVFTAGFEGVLQVGKRNFARIRLI
- a CDS encoding OapA family protein, encoding MVDEIRGAQHSARKQAIRRKAQRRHSHFYDNRAAHWSFSRNASSEPLSWSRERWILAGTAFLLVILSALVIPAWAGAMKSPKITSATPVAHNVVSLAVPKMDPATVKPLAPAEEWQTVQVEAGQTLADIFLAQGLNMTDLQHVIDGAGGTKVFHQIKPGQEFQFLIGADHVLKGVRFDQDEATIATLRLDGDAAKVTTQVRDVQRREHIAHGLIDGSLFAAASKAGMSNAMVLKLAEAFKYDIDFVQDLRVGDSFTVIYDDVYSDGSYLREGDIVAAEFVNQGKRYTAYRYKSADGKVGYFSEEGRPLAGSFLRIPVDFTRISSQFSAGRMHPILGKMRAHKGVDYAAPTGTPIHAAGDGVIKFRGWMNGYGNFVIIQHNGTISTAYGHMSRFANLRVGQHVSQGATIGFVGMTGLATGPHLHYEFRVNNVQRDPQTVTLPKPEPLPAAQLAKFKKEVVGPQLARLNQLDSNYKLASAKSGTTSSDD
- a CDS encoding anhydro-N-acetylmuramic acid kinase, with amino-acid sequence MPHVSDGLYLGLISGTSADGIDAALVRFTDTRPALVAGLVHPWDEKLRQRILAVAQDEERLDLDGYGQLDVAVARAFADAATAVLAQAGVRAGDVRAIGSHGQTIRHRPDGEYPFTLQIGDPSVIAERTRIDTIGDFRRPDVAAGGQGAPLVPAFHATVLRPDSGARVVLNLGGIANVTRLTPDGNVTGFDTGPANGLMDAWCLRHKGEPFDRDGMFAAAGTIDPDLLAELLDDAYFLLPPPKSTGREHFHLAWLDAHPRVAELSTEDVQATLMALSAVSITDAIRQHAADATDVVACGGGVHNAGLMHALESRLEGRTLHSSTAFGIDPDFMEAMGFAWLAFRRLRGEPGNLPAVTGAHGPRLLGALYAAP